In Stanieria sp. NIES-3757, the DNA window AGCCCATAAATCTTTAGAAAAAACCTGTGCTGCGATCGCTAGATATAGTACCAGAGATGCGGAAAAATATCGAGAGTTTGTTGAGTATTGGTCGCATTTAATGGGTGCGATCGCGCCTTGGTTTAATGCTCCACCCCAATCTGTATTAGCTATTGCCCGAAATTATACTCAAAAGAATCTGCTTGATGCTCTGAAAATGGTAGGTTCAAAAAACAAGGCATTAAATTTTATTCGCACGATGATTACTTCTCCTGAAGACTTACTCAATCAATGGTTTGATACGGAGATTGTCAAAGCACCTTTAGCTAGACTTGCAGCAGAAATTGGTGCTGCACCTTCTCAAAAAGGTATTACCGCGGGTTTGATGATGTTGGCAATGCGTCATCATCCAGGTATGGCAAGACCTCAAGGTGGTACAGGTGCACTAACTCAAGCTTTGGTTAAGTTGGTTACTGCTTCAGGAGGGGTAATTTTAACCGAGCAAATGGTTAAAGAAGTTATAGTTGATGACAATCGTGCAGTGGGAGTTAAAGTTACAGGGGGCAAAGAATATAGTGCCACCAAAGGGGTAATTTCTAATATCGATGTGCAAAGATTATTTTTACAACTAATTGAACCAGGAGTAGTAGAAACAGAATTAAGAGAAAAAGTTCAACGTAATATTGTTAATAATAACGAAACTATTCTCAAAATTGACTGTGCTTTATCCGAACCTCCTCGCTTTGAAGCTTATGAGCATCAAGATGAATATTTGATTGGTACAATTTTAATCGCTGATTCTGTAGCTCATGTCGAACAAGCTCATTCTCTGGCAATGATGGGAGAAATTCCCGATCGCAATCCTTCGATGTATTTAGATGTCCCTTCTGTACTCGATCCAACTTTAGCACCACCAGGTAAACATACTTTATGGATTGAATTTTTTGCTCCTTATCAGATTGCAGGTAAAGACGGAACAGGGTTAAATGGTACTGGTTGGACAGATGAACTAAAAAATCAAGTAGCCGATCGCGTCATGGATAAATTAGCTGAGTATGCTCCTAATCTTAAATCTTCTGTAATTGCTCGAAGGGTAGAAAGTCCCGCCGAATTAGGAGAAAGATTGGGTTCTTACAAGGGCAACTACTATCATTTAGATATGACTTTAGATCAAATGATTTTTTTACGTCCTCTACCCGAAATAGCTAACTACACTACACCAATCAAAAATTTATATCTGACTGGTGCAGGTACTCATCCAGGTGGTTCGATCTCTGGTATGCCTGGTAGAAACTGCGCCCGAGTCTTTTTACAGCAACAATCACCATTTGCTAAAGCGCAGCAATCAATTCAGTCAGTTTTTAATTCTGTTTTCGCTCAAGAATAAAGATCGGCTTTTCTTTTAAAAAGATACCTTTGTCATAATTAGCTAATCCTCGTCCATTTTGGACGAGTGTTTTTGTCTTATTTGCTGCAACTCGGAGCGATCTTTATTACTTTTTTTACATTTAAAAATGTTTTATTTTTAAATTTGATCATTTGGTTGCTAGATTCGGGAATTATAAATTTTGAGAGTCTATTCAACCTGGGAAAACCATCATAATGATCGAGCAGCAACAACTGTGTCATGTCCTAGTAACTCAATATCCTCAATCAAAAAGACCTTTGTTACTCGCAGGAAACACTGATTCTTTAGGTAAAGCTAACAATTCAATTTTGAAAGATGACTCTACTAGTTTTAATCAGAATTTTCAACAATTAGAATATTCGTGCAATTTTAATTATAAAGAAAAACAAACTTATATAGTTAGTTATCTTCTTGAAGCTATAAAAAAAAGCGATTTTTTGAGTAAACTAGGTCGCACCTATTCTGGTAGCTAGTCAAAACTTTATAAAAAAGCCTTGTAGATTAAAGATTTAGCAAATCTAAACTCAATTAAAATGGCTCAACATTTTTTTGCTTAATCTTATTAATAAAATAGTAAAAAACCTTTGATATGTATATAACTATCTTTTAATTTCTAATTTAAATATTGCAATGACTATTTTAGATGCCTCAGTAAATTTAATGAATAACTCTCAACAAATTTATCATGTCTTAATTTTAGAAGATGGTGACTTTAAAAAAAAGATAATTTTGAAAGAACCAACCTATTCTGTTGGCCGTCATTCTAGTAATGATATTATTTTGCTATCTCCAAAAACATCTCGTAATCATGCAACTTTATTACGAAGAACAGATGTTAAGACTAATAATTTTTCCTATTGGATTTTAGATGGTGACCTACAAGGAAATCGTAGTCGCAATGGGATTTCTGTTAATGGTAAAAAATGTTTAGTTTATGAATTAAAAGATGGTGACGTTATCAACTTTGGTAACGAAGAAAAAGCAAAATATCAAATTTTATCTGAACAGATTTCTGTACTTGATGAGATTAAAGAAAATAATTATAAACCTCATCGCTCATCGATTGACAAAAAAACTGTTATTAACAAAGATACAGTAATTAATTTTTCGGACAATCAAGCAAGTAATAATAATCATTCTTTAGAATTAGTTAGATTAGCATCTTTTGCCGAATTAAATCCTCATCCAGTCATTGAAATCGATCTTCAAGGTAATATTGCTTATCTTAATTCTTCGGCAATTATCGCTCTAAAAAATATTCAACAAAAAAGAACTAATCATCCATTAGTTGCTGACTTGATTGCTCATTTTAATCAAGAAAATAGTAAAATTTTGGTAAGAGAAGTCGAAATAGATGGGAAAATTTTTCTACAAAATGCTCACTATTTACCAGAAAATGAAATTATTAGAAGCTATTTAACTGATATTACGGATAAAAAACAATTAGCAAGTAGCTTAAACGAACAAAAAAATATTTATCAAGCTTTATCTAAGCAAATTAATGAAGGGATTGTTTTTATTGAGGAAACGAGCAACAAGATTCTTGAAGTTAACGATTATCTTTGTGACTTGTTAGGTTATTCAATTGAAGATATTTTAAAATTAAATCTCAAAGATATTCAAGAAGAAAATCATCTTTTGGCTGATTTAGAACAAAATTTCCGCGAAAAAAATAGTTTAACTGGTGAATATAATTTACGACATCGTGATGGTTCATTAGTTGCTGCGAAAATTAAAGTTAATTCGATCAAAACTTCCCAAGGCAATAAATATCTTTTAACTATTAATACTTTAACAGAAGAAATCGCACTATTTCTACAAGACCAAATTACTGGTTTGCCAGATCAAACTATTTTCAAAAAACAATTAGCTACCGCGATCGCTAATGCTAAAAGAAATCAAAAATTAGTTGCTGTCATTTCACTAAATCTTCAGCGTTTTGCTGAAATTAACCAAACGTTAGGTGAAGAATTGGGAAATATTTTACTAGCTAATTTTGCAGAAAGATTAAAAACTTGTTTGCGAATAGGAGATACAGTTTCTTATTGGGGAGAAGATAAATTTGGTATTTTAATGCCTCAAATTAGTGGGGTAGAAGAAGCTGCTAAAATTAGTCAAAGAATCATTGAATTATTAGAAAAATCTTTTAAAATTCGTAATTATAAATTCAGTGTTAAATGTAATATTGGCATTGCTATTTATCCTCAAGATGGTGAGGAAGTTAATGTATTACTTAAAAATGCCAATCAAGCTCTATATCGGACACAAGAACAAGCGAATAATTATAAATATCAGTTTTATAGTTATAGTATGAATTCTCAAGCTTCAGTGCAATTAAGATTAGAAGCTTTATTACATCATGCTTTAGAGAAGAATGAATTTATACTTTATTATCAACCTCAAATTAATGTTAATAATGGTAATATTCAAGGCGTAGAAGCTCTTCTGCGTTGGCAACATCCAGAATTGGGCTTAGTTTCTCCAGCAAGCTTTATTAAAATAGCAGAACAAACTGGATTAATTCTTCCCATCGGTGAATGGGTTTTAAGAACTGCTTGTACTCAAAATAAAACTTGGCAATCTTTAGGAATTCCTCCTTTGCGAGTATCAGTAAATTTATCTACTTTACAATTTCAGCAACCTAATTTACCAGGAATGATTGCTCAAATTTTACATGAAACTGGCTTAGAACCTAATTTATTAGAGTTAGAAATTGCTGCGGTTACTCTGATGCAAAATGTTGAATATTCTCAGAAAATTTTACAACAATTAAATGCTTTGGGAGTGCATATATCTATCGATGATTTTGCCAGCGGTTTTTCTTCTTTAGAGCATTTGAAAAAATTTCCGTTTCACACTTTGAAAATTGACCAATCTTTTGTTCATGATTTAAAGAACGATCCTAAAGATTTAGCTATTATTTCTGCTTTAGTTTCTTTAGGCAGAGGTTTTAATCTAAGGGTGGTAGCCGAAGGAGTAGAAACTCAACAACAAATTGATTTACTACGCAGTTTAGAATGCGAACAAATGCAAGGTTTTTGGTTTAGTCGTCCCTTAACAGCAGAAGATGCAAGTAAATGGCTACCTGTCGATTAACTAAAAAAGCAAGCATTTAATAAAATATCAGCACCAAAACGGACTGCATCAGTACAAGGAAGTCTAGTTAGTGTTTCAGTTGCTTGAATTTCTTGTTGTGCTGTTTCGAGATCGAGATGAAATGTATTAAGGGCGATCGCTTTAACTTTAATTTTGCCAAAAGTCCCTGCTGCACTTGCTACACTTTCATAAAGTTCGATTACTTCGGGTAAAGATGGAATAGGAATATCTGGAAAATCCCGAATGTGTTTTTGTCCAGCACGATGAACTAAAATTAAGCCTGTTGGTTGACTACCCCGCAGCAATGGTAAAGTAGCGGTAGAGCCTGGATGAAGCAAAGAACCTTGTCCTTCAACAATTAATAAATCGCATTCTTGTCCCAATTTAATTACTGTTTGTTCAACTGCACCCGCAGCAAAATCGACTCGGATCGCATCTAAAGGTATTCCTTGTCCCGCAATCATTAAGCCACCTTGTCCAGTTGCCATAAATTCGGCTTTAATTCCGTGACGTTGAGCAGTACGATGTAATTCTAGACTGGTAGACATTTTACCCACTGCCATATCTGTACCTACCGTGAGAATTCGTTCACAAGCAAGATGGCGTGCTTTAGCTGTACCAATTGATAATCCTGGTGGTTCCTTACGAATATCCCAAATCCATTGTTGTGGTTGCAAATGAGGAAACTGGGGTGCAAAAGGAGTATGTAAACCATTAACTAAAGATAATCCTGCTGCGATCGCATTTTTTATTTCTACTTGCCAACTAGGAGGTAATTGTCCGCCTGAAGGTGCAATGCCAATTAGTAAAACATCAGGATCATAAGTTAAAGCTTGATCGATATTGGCTACAATCGCAACCTCTTTAGCAATACCAGTTAACTCAACCAAAGATTCTCCTGCGGATTGAGCATCAATAATCACCACCACCTGAGCTTGACTATAACGTACAAAAGCTAATCCTGTTTTGCCATGACTACCTTTAATTCCTTCATGAAGCAAAATAGCTATTCGTTTAGCTGTTAGATCCACAATATTTAACTCCTAATCCTGGCAGATGATTGGGTAGCAAACGCCCTTCAGTCACAGTCGCACCCCGAAAAGGATCGTCAATCAAATTTAAATGACTGTCCAAATCTAAATAATCCGCTAAAGGTGCCAAATGAGACATAGCAGTGTTAGCTAAACTACTATCAGAATAGCAACCAAACATCACTTTTAAATTACACGCTTTAGCCAAATGAATTGCTCGCATTGCTTCAGCTAAACCACCCGTTTTCATAATTTTGAGATTAACACCAGCAACAGAGTGAGCAAGTTGAGGAATATCACAACTGGTAAAACAACTTTCATCAACAAAGATAGGTAAAGGAGATGATTGAGAGAGAGTAGATAATTGCGCTTCTTCTCCTACTGGTAAAGGTTGTTCGATATACTCCACTCCTTGAGTTGCCAACCACTGACACATAGTAATTGCATCAGTTAAACACCAGCCTCCATTAGCATCAACAGTTAACTTAGCAGTTGGGGCTATTTCTTTGACTGCTAAGAGCATAGCTCGATCCGCCTCAATTCCAGCAGGATTACCCAGTTTTACTTTTAAAACTTGAAAATCAACGACTTCTTGCCAAGCCTTAACTCTTTGTTGGGCTGCTGCTGGAGAACTAATACCCACAGTAACAGAAATGGGTACAATGCGATCGCGATTTAAACCCCACAATTGCCAGAGAGGTAAACCAACTTTTTTGCCCAACCAGTCATGCAATGCCATATCAATCGCAGCTTTGAGACTCGAAGATAATTTTGCGCGATCGCAAAAGCTTTCTATCTCTTGTCGTTGCCAAGGACTAAATTGTTGCAGTTGTGGAATAACTGACTCTGATTCTGTCACTAGTTGCGCCGTTGTAGTTTTTTCTCCCTGACGAATCGCAAAAGGAGAAGCTTCTCCCCATCCTTCAATCCCATCTGCTTTGAGTTTGAGCCAAATATTAGTAGTTTCGGAGGTAGTACCGCGACTAATTTGTAAAGAATATTTTTTGTGAACAGTAAACGTTTGAACTGTTACATCCATATTTTGAAACAATTATAATTTTAGACTTAATTATCAATATTATTAGTAAAAATTGAGCGCGATTAAAACTATTTTTAAACTTTTCTTAGCCCAGTCTTTATTAAAATGACTCACAATAAATTCAGGCATCATTTAAGTCAGTAGCCCTCACACCTGCTAGATTGTATTGAGGTACTACGTTCCGAGTCAGGATTTAAACCTGACTTTTTTGTAGAGCAATATTTTTTCTGATCAAAAGGCAGGATGTTAAATTTAAATGACTAAAATTCAGCCATGGAAAACAATTAATTCTCACTTCGTAATTAATAATCAATGGTGTAAAGTTAGACAAGACAAAATTCAATTACCCAACGGCAAAATCATTAATGATTATTTTGTTAATGTTCGACCAGACATCGCGCTAATTTTACCCATTACACCTGAGCAAGAAATAGTTTTTGTCCGTCAATATCGTCATGGAGTTCAAGAAATTTTATTAGAACTTCCTGCTGGAACTTTCGATCCTCAACAAGAAGATAGTTTAAACGCAGCCAAGCGAGAATTAGCAGAAGAAACAGGATACACAGCAACCAAATTTACTCAGATTGCTACTTTATATGACAACCCAGTTAAAGATAGTAACAAAATTCATTTATTTATTGCCGAAGATGCTATTTATTCTGGTCAACAAAAATTAGATGAGACGGAAGAAATTGAAGTAGTAATTATTCCTATTACCACGATCAAAGAAAAAATTAATCAAGGAGAAATTTGTGTTTGTGGTAGTGTAACAGCAATTTTGCTGGGTCTAGATTTTCTAACAAGAATAGCTCAACTAAAAATTTAAAATTTGATGACAATTAGCCAAAATTATGTAACTATTAATACAATAAGTCTCAAAAAAAATTGCTAGTTTACCAAGGTAACAATCCAAATATGGCTTCTAGGGTTCCGACTCAAGTATTTAACAATTATCGAGTGACTGGTCCAAGAGAAGCAGGCTACATTAGAAATTCTAAGTTTTGCTTAATTATTAATAACTTGGTAGCCACACGGCGGGATAAAAGCCCGGGAGGAACTGACACAGATTGATTGTCTGTCAGCCTCTTGGGTTTTTTGCATGGCAACAAAAATTTAGCTAGGAGAAGTTTCATGACCGAATTACCATTTCAACCTCCCAATGCCGATCGCAATGGATCTGATAGTGAAGCTCAACGCGCCTTAGACAAAGAAAGACAATTACCCCTAACAGGATGGCAACAAGAGGTAGATCAGGGTTTAAAGTATGGTTTAGAAGCAGCAGACAGTATACGCGATCGCACTATTCCAACTTTTTCTCGTGGTGAATTACCCCACTATGCAGGGATTAATACTTTCTTAAAAGCACCTTATCTAGAAGATGTTAGGCAAGTTGGCAACTATGATGTTGCGATCGTTGGTGTTCCTCATGATTCGGGTACTACCTATCGTCCTGGAACCAGGTTTGGTCCTCAAGGAATTCGTCGTATCTCTGCCTTATATACTCCCTATAACTTTGAATTAGGGGTTGATTTACGCGAACAAATTACCTTATGTGATGTCGGGGATATTTTTACCATTCCTGCTAATAATGAAAAATCTTTCGATCAAATTTCCAAAGGAGTTGCCCACGTCTTTGGTTCTGGTGCTTTTCCGATTCTTTTAGGAGGAGATCATTCGATTGGTTTTCCCACAGTTCGAGGAATTTGTCGTCATTTAGGAGATAAAAAAGTTGGCATTATTCACTTTGACCGCCATGTAGACACTCAAGAAACCGATTTAGATGAAAGGATGCACACTTGTCCTTGGTTTCATGCCACTAATATCGCCAATGCCCCAGCCAAAAATTTAGTCCAATTAGGAATTGGTGGTTGGCAAGTACCCCGTCAAGGTGTCAAAGTTTGTCGCGAAAGAGCAACTAATATCCTTACTGTTACTGATATCACCGAAATGGGTTTAGATGCTGCTGCTGACTTTGCCTTAGAACGAGCTTTAGATGGTACTGATTGCGTTTGGATCAGTTTTGACATTGATTGTATCGATGCAGGTTTTGTTCCTGGTACTGGTTGGCCCGAACCTGGTGGGTTATTACCCCGTGAAGCTCTTTATTTACTCAAGAAAATTGTCCAAAACGCGCCTGTTTGTGGTTTGGAAGTAGTAGAAGTTTCACCTCCTTACGATATCAGCGATATGACTGCGTTGATGGCAACTAGGGTTATTTGCGACACGATGGCGCATTTAGTAGTATCTGGACAGTTACCGAGAAAAGAAAAGCCAGCTTACATTCATCCCGAAGCCAAACTAGAAGCTGATGCTGCTTGGACTTAATTCAGTTATCAGTTATCAGTAACCAGTGAGCAATTAATCTATAACTAATCACTAATTATGCACGAAACTGATATGACTAAAGCTCTCATTATGACGGTGAGAGATTGGTGGGATAGTCAGCCCGAACAGCCAAAAGTAGAAAAAATTCATTTAATTGTTGGGCAATTTACTTGCGTAGAACCTGCTAGTTTACAATTTGCTTTTGAAGTACAAACTCGTAATACTTTTTTAGAACAAGTTGAATTAGTAATTCAAGAAACACCTTTGATTGCTTTTTGTCACACTTGTAGAACAGAATACCAACCACAACTAGGTTTGCAATACAATTGTCCTCAATGTCAGTCGGCAATGGAAGATATTCGCTCCGGAAGAGAACTAAAAATTGATCGCATTGAATATGCCAAAATTGCTAGTTAAATAGAAAATTATTTTCGATTTAGACAATTATTTTTTTTCTGTGGTTCGATCCCCTCCCCTAGTTCAGTATCTCAAAAACTTACCTAATCAAATTTAAAAGCTAATACCTATGCATCAAACATTCGACGCTGCTTTAGAACTTAATTTACTTCATGCTAATCAAGAAGGTGCAAATCATAACCGCGAACATTTTGACGAATGGGGTATTACTTGCCTTAATGTTATGAGTAGTCCGGGGGCAGGTAAAACTGCTCTTTTAGAAAAGACTATTATTGCTATCAAAGATCAATTAAAAATTGCTGTTATTGAAGGCGATATGACAACCGAATTAGATGCAGAACGTTTGCGTCAATACGGTGTTCCTGTTATTGCTATTAATACAGGTCGTTCCTGTCATTTAGACTCCAAAATGGTAGCAGGAGGAATTCATCAATTAGCCCATGAACATAATCCCGAAGAATTTGATTTAGTTTTAGTAGAAAATGTGGGTAATTTAGTTTGTCCTGCCGAATTTGAAGTAGGAGAACACGCTAAAGTTGCTCTACTTAGTGTGACTGAAGGAGAAGATAAACCGCTCAAATATCCTGTAATGTTTCAGGAAGCAGACTGTTTATTAATTACTAAAACCGATTTAGCTCCTTATTTAGAAATAGATTTAGAGCTTATTAAAGCTAATGTTAGACAAATGAATCCTCATGTAACCATTATTCCTATTTCTGCTAAAACAGGTGAAGGATTAGAAACGTGGTTCAATTGGTTAAAAATGCAAACAAAACAGGCTAAACCTTTTGCTAATTATTTATAAAATCAATAAGTCTACTTTAGATAATTAACAGGCTTGTTTGATTAACTAATTAATTAGTTGATTAGTTTTTGCTAGGTTCTAAAACTTACTTTTTATTAGGTATTGCTACTTTATTATTTTTTTCATTTGCTAAATTAAAGCAAATAAAATCAAATTTTTATTCGACGACAATTGCTTATCTAATCGTTAATTATTCAATTAAATTTATGATGAAAACTCGTTCTTTTTTATCTTATCTCATTCTTTTTATTTTTAGCTTAAGTGTAGTAGTTGGTTGTAATCCTGCTACTTCAATTAAAACTACCAACGATACAGGTTCTACTTCTTCTGGAAATACAGCTAGTGTCAGTTTAGGATATAGTGCTTGGCCTGGTTGGTTTCCTTGGCAAGTCACCCAAGAACAAGGAATTTTTAAGACTAATAATGCTTCAGTAGATTTGAAGTGGTTTGATGGTTATTTAGAATCGATTAATGCCCTTAATGCCCAACAAATCAATGCTAACAGTCAAACCTTAAACGATACTATTAGTGCCATAGCAGGAGGCGCGGAACAAGTTATTGTTTTAGTTAACGACAATTCTACTGGTAACGACAAAATAATTGTTAGTGAAGAGATTAATAGTATTGCTGATCTTAAAGGCAAAAAAATTGCTGCTGAAGAAGGTACAGTAGACCATTATCTGCTTTTACTAGGTTTACAAAAAGAAGGCTTATCTCCAGAAGATATTGAATTTATACCTTTAGAAACAGGTCAAGCAGCAACAGCTTTTGTTGGTGGACAGGTAGATGCAGTCGCAGTATTTGCGCCTTTTACCACTCAAGCTTTAAAACGTGCTGGTAGTAAAGAACTTTTTAGTTCTAAAGACTTTCCTGGGGCAATTTCTGACCACTTAGTGTTTACTCGTCAATTTGTTGAAGAAAATCCTGAACAGGTGCAAGCAGTAGTAAATTCTTGGTTTGCCACTCTTGATTATCTGGAACAAAATCAAGCACAAGCTTACGAAATTATGGCAAAACGGGCAAATGTCACTGTTGAAGAATATCAAGATTATGCTGACGGGACTACTATTTTTTCGGTAGAAGACAACCTGAAAGCTTTTCAACCAGGCAATGACGCGAGTTCTCTTCAGTATTCGGCTCAACAAATTAGTAAATTTTTAGTACAAGTAGGTTTAGCACCTCAAGTACCTGATACGAGTCAACTTTTTGATGATCGTTTTGTTAAAGCTTACGCAGAAAAAGCCAAGTAATTATGAATAATTGAAGCAATCAAACTAAATTTCACAGTTTCTTGCAGCTCTGCATAGGAAGTTACATTATGAGTCAAGCTGATAGCCCAAAGGTAATTGCCAGTCAATCAAGTACTTTGCCTCCAACTATTTTCTGGAGATTGGCGGAAGATATTCCCAAACCTCTATCTACTACTTTAGTGATTATTTCAATTCTTGCTCCTTTATTAGTTTGGTGGCTAATCACGGCTTTTGGTAATATCGACCCCAAATTTTTACCCTCGCCAGGAAAAGTAGTTGAAGCATTTGTCCGACTTTGGAGTACAGGAGAATTACTTAAAGATACACTAGCCAGTCTTTGGCGGGTAGTAGTTGGGTTTAGTTTAGCTTCACTCATTGCTATTCCTACAGGAATTTTGATGGGCAGTTTTGCCAGTATTAGGGCGTTGCTAGAACCTCTGTTTGGGTTGATGCGTTATATGCCAGCCCCTGCTTTTATTCCTTTACTGATTCTTTATTTGGGTATTGGAGAAGAACCTAAAATTGCTTTAATTTTTATTGGAGTATTTTTCTTTAATTCACTGATGGTGATGGATACAGTTAAGTTTGTTCCTAAAGACTTGATTGAATCTACTTATATGCTGGGGGGAAGTCGTTGGCAGACTCTAACTCAAGTAATTTTTCCTCATGTTATCCCTGGAATTATTGATGCTTGTCGAATTAATTTAGCTGCTGCGTGGCAGTTAGTAATTGTTTCAGAATTAATTGCTTCGACTGAAGGTTTAGGTCGTCGAATTAGTGTAGCTGGTCGATTTCTCAGAACTGATGAAATTTTTGTGGGATTGATTGTAATTGGAATTATTGGCTTATCTTTTGATTTATTTTTCCAATATCTTTTGAAAGTTTTTTGTAAATGGGCTTCTCAAAAAAGATAGTTAATCGATTAGTTTTGAAAAATGTGTTTTTGATTACAGCGAATAACTTCAATGAATTGATAGCAAGTAGTTATTAAATATCTAAAGGATGAGATTAATGTATCTACAAATCAATAGTCTTCATAAGCACTTCCAGACTAAGCAAGGCAATCTTGTGGTGCTTAAAGATATTAACATGAAAATCGCTCAAGGCGAATTTATTTGTGCGGTAGGGGCTTCAGGTTCTGGTAAATCCACTTTACTTCGGCAAATTGCTGGATTAGATCTACCTACTTCGGGAGAAGTAAAAATTGGTGACAAGTTAGTAACCGGGCCAGGACCAGACCGCGGTATGGTCTTTCAGCATTATACTCTTTATCCTTGGATGAATGTGCAAGAAAATACTGAATTTGGGCTAAAACTTCAAGGATTATCTAAAAAAGAACGACGAGAACAAGCCAGCTATTATTTGAGTGTAGTGGGCTTATCTAAATTTGCCAAATCATTACCTAAAGAACTATCTGGCGGAATGAAACAAAGAGTTGCGATCGCTCGTGCTTTGGCTTCTGAACCAAAAGTTTTGTTGATGGATGAACCTTTTGGCGCACTAGATATCCATACTAAAGAAGCGATGCATGAATTTATGCTAGACCTTTGGTATCGGACTAATCTAACAATTTTTATGATTACTCATGATGTAGAGGAAGCAGTATTTCTTTCTAATCGAATTTATGCTTTGGGCGCGCGTCCTGGTACAGTAAGAAAGGAAATGCTCATTGATTTACCAGAACGTACTCATCACATTAAACGCCAATCGATCTTTCACGATTATCGGGACGAATTAATGGATTTACTGCGCAAACATGGACAAGAAGCATTATCTGCTGCTTAGATAGCGAGATTAATTATTCTTCTAAGTTGTCCACATTTAAGTTGCTGGTTATAAAAAGGCAGGAGTTAGAGGGCAGAAGCTTGAAAAGAATATGCAGTTGAAATACACATCAGCTTACTGACAATTAAGAGGAACATTCTGACTTCGTTGAGGAGTATTAGGAATAGGTTCAGCAGTTAAAATAACTGTGCCATCTTGTTGACGCACGATTCCCTGGGCAGGATAAATTACGCCTTGAGAGGTAACTATTTTTAAGTCTTCTGCTGTTTGAGGATTAGAAGCATGACAATTTAATAAAGTTAATGCGTCAAGATTGAGATAGTTTCCTGAAAATTTTATTTCTTCGGTACTCAAGTCTACGTCAGGAACTGAAATTGCGAAAGTTTCATCTAAACCAATTACAGAATTACTAACAATATCATTATTATCAGAATTCTGACGACGTTGTTCTAAATTAAAAACTGAATCAACATTAAAAGTAATCTTGCCTCCATTGTTGGCAATGATATCGTTACCATTGTTTTGACTGGGAGAAGCAATCAAATATTTAGCGTTCAGATTAATCTCACTCCCAGGATCGCTAGTAAAGAGAGTGCTGTCGTTTCGTAAGGTGACAATACCATCAGTTTCTAAATTAATACTGCCTCCGTTACTGTTTTCAAGCTTGGTATTATCTAAGTTAAGGTTATCTGCTTGAATAGTAATATCTCCACCATTACTGATAAAGGAAGCATTATTAAGATTCAAATCTCCTTCCGCAATGGCAATTCCAATATCTTTTCGAGCATTTAAGTGAATTTTACTTTCTCGATTGTTTTCTGTAGAGCTAA includes these proteins:
- a CDS encoding hydrogenase accessory protein HypB; the encoded protein is MHQTFDAALELNLLHANQEGANHNREHFDEWGITCLNVMSSPGAGKTALLEKTIIAIKDQLKIAVIEGDMTTELDAERLRQYGVPVIAINTGRSCHLDSKMVAGGIHQLAHEHNPEEFDLVLVENVGNLVCPAEFEVGEHAKVALLSVTEGEDKPLKYPVMFQEADCLLITKTDLAPYLEIDLELIKANVRQMNPHVTIIPISAKTGEGLETWFNWLKMQTKQAKPFANYL
- a CDS encoding ABC transporter related, translated to MYLQINSLHKHFQTKQGNLVVLKDINMKIAQGEFICAVGASGSGKSTLLRQIAGLDLPTSGEVKIGDKLVTGPGPDRGMVFQHYTLYPWMNVQENTEFGLKLQGLSKKERREQASYYLSVVGLSKFAKSLPKELSGGMKQRVAIARALASEPKVLLMDEPFGALDIHTKEAMHEFMLDLWYRTNLTIFMITHDVEEAVFLSNRIYALGARPGTVRKEMLIDLPERTHHIKRQSIFHDYRDELMDLLRKHGQEALSAA
- a CDS encoding binding-protein-dependent transport systems inner membrane component gives rise to the protein MSQADSPKVIASQSSTLPPTIFWRLAEDIPKPLSTTLVIISILAPLLVWWLITAFGNIDPKFLPSPGKVVEAFVRLWSTGELLKDTLASLWRVVVGFSLASLIAIPTGILMGSFASIRALLEPLFGLMRYMPAPAFIPLLILYLGIGEEPKIALIFIGVFFFNSLMVMDTVKFVPKDLIESTYMLGGSRWQTLTQVIFPHVIPGIIDACRINLAAAWQLVIVSELIASTEGLGRRISVAGRFLRTDEIFVGLIVIGIIGLSFDLFFQYLLKVFCKWASQKR
- a CDS encoding aliphatic sulfonates family ABC transporter, periplasmic ligand-binding protein, with protein sequence MLGSKTYFLLGIATLLFFSFAKLKQIKSNFYSTTIAYLIVNYSIKFMMKTRSFLSYLILFIFSLSVVVGCNPATSIKTTNDTGSTSSGNTASVSLGYSAWPGWFPWQVTQEQGIFKTNNASVDLKWFDGYLESINALNAQQINANSQTLNDTISAIAGGAEQVIVLVNDNSTGNDKIIVSEEINSIADLKGKKIAAEEGTVDHYLLLLGLQKEGLSPEDIEFIPLETGQAATAFVGGQVDAVAVFAPFTTQALKRAGSKELFSSKDFPGAISDHLVFTRQFVEENPEQVQAVVNSWFATLDYLEQNQAQAYEIMAKRANVTVEEYQDYADGTTIFSVEDNLKAFQPGNDASSLQYSAQQISKFLVQVGLAPQVPDTSQLFDDRFVKAYAEKAK
- a CDS encoding hydrogenase nickel insertion protein HypA, whose product is MHETDMTKALIMTVRDWWDSQPEQPKVEKIHLIVGQFTCVEPASLQFAFEVQTRNTFLEQVELVIQETPLIAFCHTCRTEYQPQLGLQYNCPQCQSAMEDIRSGRELKIDRIEYAKIAS